In one Culex quinquefasciatus strain JHB chromosome 2, VPISU_Cqui_1.0_pri_paternal, whole genome shotgun sequence genomic region, the following are encoded:
- the LOC6049138 gene encoding N(4)-(Beta-N-acetylglucosaminyl)-L-asparaginase — MASSRRILLLVAAILIQAHRTDQALPLVINTWAFTNATLRAHQWLVVGETGPIDALVEGCSVCEREQCDGTVGYGGSPDENGETTLDAMIMDGSTMNIGAVAAMRDVKHAAAVARHVLENTKHTLLVGDRATEFAVQMGFKRESLETERSKEMWEQWKNNHCQPNFWQNVIPSPSMSCGPYEPISGNAIPQNHWTSNELNEDDHAPTFNRFNHDTIGMIVIDAEGHVVAGTSTNGARNKIPGRVGDSPIPGSGAYADSTVGAAAATGDGDIMMRFMPSLLAVEGLRRGLSPMQAGETALARIAVHYPNFVGGIVVASSDGQYGAACHGMDEFPYSVAEGSKVTEVVVKKVKCRTKRR, encoded by the exons ATGGCGTCGTCGAGGCGAATTCTTCTGCTAGTGGCCGCGATCCTGATTCAGGCTCACCGAACTGATCAAGCCCTCCCGCTGGTGATCAACACCTGGGCGTTCACGAACGCCACGCTGCGAGCCCATCAGTGGCTGGTGGTTGGCGAGACGGGTCCCATCGATGCCCTGGTCGAGGGTTGCAGCGTTTGCGAGCGGGAGCAGTGCGACGGAACGGTCGGCTACGGTGGCAGTCCGGACGAGAACGGGGAGACAACGCTGGACGCGATGATCATGGACGGGAGTACGATGAACATCGGGGCTGTGGCGGCGATGAGGGATGTTAAGCATGCTGCAGCGGTCGCGAGGCATGTGTTGGAGAATACGAAGCATACGCTGTTGGTCGGCGATCGGGCCACGGAGTTTGCCGTCCAGATGGGTTTCAAGCGGGAGAGTTTGGAGACCGAGCGATCCAAGGAGATGTGGGAGCAGTGGAAGAACAATCACTGTCAGCCCAACTTTTGGCAG AACGTAATTCCGTCCCCCTCGATGTCCTGTGGTCCGTACGAGCCCATCTCCGGCAACGCGATCCCCCAGAACCACTGGACCTCGAACGAACTCAACGAGGACGATCACGCACCAACGTTCAACCGCTTCAACCACGACACCATCGGAATGATCGTGATCGACGCCGAAGGTCACGTGGTGGCCGGAACCTCGACCAACGGAGCTCGCAACAAGATCCCGGGTCGCGTGGGAGATTCTCCCATTCCGGGTTCGGGAGCGTATGCGGATTCGACGGTGGGCGCGGCGGCCGCTACCGGTGACGGGGACATTATGATGCGCTTTATGCCGTCGTTGTTGGCAGTGGAGGGATTGCGCCGGGGGTTGAGTCCGATGCAGGCGGGGGAAACGGCACTGGCAAGAATTGCGGTGCATTATCCGAACTTTGTGGGTGGCATCGTGGTCGCTAGTAGCGATGGGCAGTACGGAGCGGCGTGTCATGGGATGGACGAGTTTCCGTACTCGGTTGCGGAGGGAAGCAAGGTGACGGAAGTGGTGGTGAAGAAGGTCAAGTGTAGGACGAAAAGACGTTGA